The following proteins are encoded in a genomic region of Vibrio spartinae:
- a CDS encoding lysozyme family protein: protein MLIKKRIDELNAMHRYASMQGIAVKPETNAFLAAVTCKQQNGEGLSEQDTAQLAQAHKQLTKLIAPAKLDCIRLVQGHENSRLRFLGAIPLVRQLLLVLLVCLISVGALAMSPYVTSATLNQTLSNLYGWPQLANFMLYLCAAGFGAAATSRAIAGHYLKSMRFLDEFTSCYWIKGSIGTSCGLLLCIYLPIERLHGIKSQLILDIDKPLLSCLGAAATVLFIHFLPKGLMRLSGALQVIRNRVVTRIQALGLFRPKDNSGHTRPHDQTQIEPAMPDMEEIDAPAPSAQPEVNMTTSPSEFTWWQEHTHKTCCQKGILCTPGDNAGLILVRGYDCKDRSAEQIIYDLSRAGLDFATTCVLAKAAGLVGEDVKRFILVEQLSQLWLSKQVQQKLFEVVWRSVEEEVQSICAKSDCVAAYGKVNWPALDNKIKAMVGDLHFCGHYTPLSRKVIQEYIVNNDLDGFTQALCNVDYWPYVPAARFEARRQFLQSIPAAAH, encoded by the coding sequence GTAACATGCAAGCAGCAAAATGGTGAGGGGTTATCAGAGCAAGACACCGCGCAACTTGCGCAAGCGCACAAGCAACTTACTAAGTTGATAGCCCCAGCAAAGCTTGACTGTATTCGGCTGGTTCAGGGGCATGAAAACAGCCGGCTAAGGTTTTTAGGGGCAATCCCGCTGGTACGCCAGTTGCTTCTGGTACTACTGGTTTGTTTGATCAGTGTCGGCGCGCTGGCCATGTCACCTTATGTCACCAGTGCGACGTTAAACCAAACGTTGTCCAACTTGTATGGCTGGCCACAGCTTGCTAACTTTATGCTTTACCTGTGCGCTGCCGGCTTCGGGGCTGCGGCCACCAGCCGGGCAATTGCAGGGCACTATCTAAAAAGTATGCGTTTTCTTGACGAGTTTACCTCCTGTTACTGGATAAAAGGGAGTATCGGCACAAGCTGTGGGTTGCTGTTATGTATCTATCTGCCGATTGAGCGCCTGCATGGCATAAAGAGCCAGTTGATTCTGGATATTGATAAACCTTTGTTGTCCTGTTTGGGCGCCGCTGCAACGGTTTTGTTTATTCACTTTTTACCAAAAGGGTTAATGCGCCTGAGTGGCGCACTACAGGTTATTCGCAATCGTGTGGTCACGCGCATTCAGGCGTTGGGCTTGTTTCGGCCGAAAGACAACTCCGGGCATACTCGGCCACATGATCAGACACAAATAGAGCCCGCTATGCCTGATATGGAAGAAATTGATGCACCGGCACCATCAGCGCAGCCCGAGGTTAATATGACCACTTCACCCAGTGAGTTTACTTGGTGGCAGGAACATACTCACAAGACTTGCTGCCAAAAAGGCATTTTGTGCACACCGGGCGACAACGCCGGGCTGATACTGGTGAGGGGTTATGACTGTAAAGACCGCTCTGCTGAGCAGATCATTTATGATTTATCCCGCGCCGGATTAGACTTTGCTACGACTTGTGTGCTGGCAAAAGCGGCGGGTTTAGTTGGCGAAGACGTGAAACGGTTTATCTTGGTTGAACAGTTATCTCAGCTCTGGCTGAGTAAGCAAGTACAGCAAAAACTATTTGAGGTGGTTTGGCGCTCGGTTGAGGAGGAGGTGCAAAGTATTTGTGCCAAATCCGACTGCGTGGCAGCCTATGGCAAGGTAAACTGGCCTGCACTGGATAACAAGATAAAGGCAATGGTGGGCGATTTACACTTTTGCGGGCACTATACTCCGCTCAGCCGCAAAGTGATCCAAGAATACATAGTCAATAATGACCTTGACGGGTTTACGCAGGCTTTATGCAACGTAGATTACTGGCCGTATGTACCAGCAGCACGCTTTGAGGCGCGCAGACAATTTTTGCAATCAATACCTGCGGCGGCACATTAG
- a CDS encoding helix-turn-helix domain-containing protein, whose amino-acid sequence MLVSPQGFNTMHISDKEFGQKNFAVTPVAFLIDVVAKTKMVASAMLDKVVDSIQKKFGFLVPVIAMVSESCGHKQVLFDRGALDYVSYPLIPAELLHRLNCLKHLLTFRQDAGLNNLGNKKARLASEAVEILRARLSENITLAELSTTLSTNRNTLAEAFKTHMNTSIFNWLREQRMLKGAQLLAETSLSVVQVAERVGYTDGNNFSTAFKKQFNMSPLNYRKARQCSATALYGKNNINRLSL is encoded by the coding sequence ATGTTGGTATCACCACAAGGGTTTAATACTATGCACATCAGTGATAAGGAGTTTGGCCAAAAAAACTTCGCTGTAACACCTGTGGCATTTTTAATAGATGTCGTTGCAAAAACCAAGATGGTTGCCAGTGCTATGTTGGATAAGGTAGTGGATAGTATTCAAAAAAAATTTGGCTTCCTCGTACCTGTAATAGCTATGGTTAGCGAGTCGTGTGGGCATAAACAGGTGCTGTTTGATCGGGGCGCGCTGGACTATGTGAGCTATCCCTTAATTCCCGCAGAGTTACTACATCGGCTTAACTGCCTTAAACACTTACTGACCTTTAGACAGGATGCCGGTCTAAATAATCTGGGAAATAAAAAAGCGCGTCTGGCGAGCGAGGCGGTTGAGATTTTGCGCGCCAGGTTGTCTGAGAATATCACTTTAGCTGAACTGAGTACGACCCTCTCAACGAACAGAAATACCCTAGCCGAAGCGTTTAAAACACATATGAATACATCGATTTTTAACTGGCTGAGAGAGCAACGAATGCTCAAGGGCGCACAATTATTGGCCGAAACGTCGTTAAGTGTGGTACAGGTTGCAGAGCGCGTGGGGTATACCGATGGCAATAATTTTTCTACCGCGTTTAAAAAACAGTTTAATATGTCACCTTTGAACTATCGCAAAGCGCGTCAATGCAGTGCCACCGCGCTGTATGGAAAAAATAACATAAACCGATTGAGCCTCTAA
- a CDS encoding AraC family transcriptional regulator, producing the protein MSLDFEIFKPQGKLAGHIQAIWSVSVASDTVQTVRKELLSDAGTGVTFILQNEVQMDGEWQSPGVLLLPVSTLAHQVCLPPGTVMAGVRFHPAVGYQLFGQRLAQPLRIEGEHPLASLTLATFASLQTAYSPSARMVALYHWCQDLIAAYEPQDVSHIIHQERATISQRQRERQFQKWLGITPKHYQRITRVRQTLEQLRAQPDISLSDLALEQGFADQAHMTRECKQIACMTPKQFVRKRKSRTGFN; encoded by the coding sequence TTGAGTTTAGACTTTGAGATATTTAAACCTCAGGGGAAGTTAGCCGGCCATATTCAGGCAATCTGGTCGGTTTCCGTCGCGTCTGACACGGTGCAAACGGTGCGTAAGGAATTACTCAGTGATGCCGGAACCGGTGTGACGTTCATTTTGCAAAATGAGGTGCAGATGGACGGCGAGTGGCAGAGCCCGGGGGTTCTGTTACTGCCTGTCAGCACACTGGCGCATCAGGTTTGTCTGCCGCCCGGTACTGTTATGGCCGGGGTGCGCTTTCATCCTGCGGTCGGTTATCAGTTGTTTGGTCAACGCTTAGCACAGCCGTTACGAATTGAGGGGGAGCATCCGCTCGCCTCTTTGACGTTAGCGACATTTGCATCTCTGCAAACAGCGTATTCGCCGTCAGCGAGAATGGTTGCGTTATACCACTGGTGCCAAGATCTGATTGCAGCATATGAGCCTCAGGATGTCAGTCATATTATCCACCAAGAGCGAGCTACGATCAGTCAGCGTCAGAGAGAACGTCAGTTTCAGAAATGGCTGGGGATTACTCCGAAACATTATCAGCGCATTACACGGGTGAGACAGACTTTAGAGCAGCTTCGGGCACAGCCTGACATCTCTTTGTCGGATCTGGCGCTGGAGCAGGGCTTTGCTGATCAGGCCCATATGACCCGGGAATGTAAGCAGATTGCGTGTATGACACCCAAACAGTTTGTGCGGAAGAGAAAAAGCCGAACAGGCTTTAATTAA
- a CDS encoding nucleotide kinase domain-containing protein: protein MKVREEAYQYYFYFMSERMKIFWLRYNNPTDNTMLTSDPILEQYKFTNVYRSTDRVSQYLIKNVIYSYNYSEKDLLLRVILFKIFNRIDTWEYMESRVGRLSYNNFNVNEISEILTERIKYRPIFSPAYLMTGSHSKYNEKYKYKHEKWLSMLNEEILKSNRIESFLKCHSLEELFNVLSHCSFIGPFLAYQYAIDLNYTHLFDFSENSFVKAGIGAKRGILKCFSDLGKYTFEDAILFTKDNYLNYLDKYSLEFDNLFGREPKLIDFQNCFCETDKYLRVKMPELSIKNKRIKQKFKINNSKIDYFFPPKWNLDN from the coding sequence TTGAAAGTTAGAGAAGAGGCATACCAATACTACTTTTACTTCATGAGCGAAAGAATGAAAATATTTTGGTTGAGATATAATAACCCGACTGATAATACTATGCTCACTTCTGATCCCATCCTAGAACAGTATAAATTCACCAATGTTTATCGAAGTACTGATAGGGTATCACAGTACTTAATAAAAAATGTTATTTATTCATATAATTATTCAGAAAAGGATTTGTTACTACGAGTTATTTTATTCAAGATATTTAATAGAATTGATACATGGGAATATATGGAATCGAGAGTCGGTAGGCTGTCTTACAATAATTTTAATGTTAACGAAATATCTGAAATTCTCACGGAGAGAATAAAATATAGACCTATTTTTAGCCCCGCTTACTTAATGACTGGTAGCCATTCTAAATATAATGAAAAATATAAGTATAAACATGAAAAATGGCTTTCAATGCTCAATGAAGAGATACTTAAATCAAATAGGATTGAGTCGTTTTTAAAGTGTCATTCTCTGGAGGAACTTTTTAACGTTCTTTCCCATTGTAGTTTTATTGGTCCTTTTTTAGCCTATCAGTATGCTATAGACCTTAACTATACTCATTTATTTGATTTTTCGGAAAACTCATTTGTTAAAGCAGGAATTGGAGCTAAGAGGGGAATTTTAAAATGTTTCTCTGATTTAGGTAAATATACATTTGAGGATGCTATTCTATTTACTAAAGATAATTATTTAAACTATCTTGATAAATATTCTTTAGAATTTGATAACTTATTTGGTCGAGAGCCAAAGTTAATAGATTTTCAAAATTGTTTTTGTGAAACTGATAAATACCTAAGAGTTAAAATGCCTGAATTATCTATAAAAAATAAAAGGATTAAACAAAAGTTTAAAATAAATAATTCAAAAATTGACTATTTTTTTCCTCCAAAATGGAATTTAGATAATTAA
- a CDS encoding carboxymuconolactone decarboxylase family protein, whose protein sequence is MQKRLSYADIAPKAIDILYAQEAYFHEQFRQSDTMNMIIWELVKLRVSQINQCAFCIDMHSKDALKLGERPERIWGLSAWKDMYFYSDPEQVALGWAELLTAGLPVDDDTYQLTLNTFGEKAMVNLTFAINAINSWNRIVKAFKPQVGVYQPK, encoded by the coding sequence ATGCAAAAACGACTCAGCTATGCAGACATCGCACCGAAGGCAATTGACATCTTGTATGCTCAGGAAGCGTATTTTCATGAGCAATTTCGTCAATCTGACACCATGAATATGATCATATGGGAACTGGTCAAGTTGCGTGTTTCACAAATCAATCAGTGTGCATTTTGTATCGATATGCACAGTAAAGACGCACTTAAACTGGGAGAAAGGCCTGAACGGATATGGGGGCTTAGTGCGTGGAAAGACATGTACTTCTACAGCGATCCAGAACAAGTTGCGTTGGGCTGGGCTGAATTACTGACGGCCGGCCTGCCGGTCGATGATGATACCTATCAACTGACTTTGAATACCTTTGGTGAAAAAGCGATGGTCAACCTGACGTTTGCGATCAACGCCATCAATAGTTGGAATCGAATCGTGAAGGCATTTAAGCCTCAGGTGGGGGTATACCAGCCCAAATAA
- a CDS encoding deoxynucleoside kinase, protein MKNKLVILEGVDGSGKTTIGKLLKDSLNCDFLIQPNGSNKLGFLRDILKSNDKEFDKLARQLLHTCSHIVDYYDLITSINKTIIMDRSYISALVYSSAQGENNKNIQLLKSIHNSVYGNLSDKFDIYIIILEKGNRIETLDNSYYENKLDLNLVEELYKKVVHTGNYYFGSEEKIFHVSSTTDVSTTYNKIINLLNVN, encoded by the coding sequence ATGAAAAATAAATTAGTTATCTTAGAAGGTGTAGATGGCTCAGGTAAAACCACAATTGGAAAACTATTAAAAGATTCATTAAATTGTGATTTTTTAATTCAGCCTAACGGAAGTAATAAGTTAGGATTTTTGAGGGATATATTAAAGTCGAATGATAAGGAGTTTGACAAGCTTGCTAGACAATTACTTCATACCTGTAGCCATATTGTTGATTATTACGATTTAATTACTTCTATTAATAAGACTATTATAATGGATAGAAGTTACATCTCTGCTTTGGTATATAGTTCAGCTCAAGGGGAAAATAATAAGAACATACAATTGTTAAAGAGTATCCATAATTCTGTATACGGTAATCTTAGTGATAAATTTGATATTTATATTATCATTTTGGAAAAGGGAAACAGAATCGAAACATTAGATAATAGTTATTACGAAAATAAACTAGATTTAAATTTAGTAGAAGAGTTGTATAAGAAAGTGGTTCATACGGGAAATTACTATTTTGGAAGTGAAGAAAAAATATTTCATGTATCATCTACTACTGATGTTTCTACAACTTATAATAAAATTATAAACTTGTTAAATGTTAATTAG
- a CDS encoding TIR domain-containing protein → MADKNVFISHYGKDDESVQSLKSLLSKNGYTLKNSSIDSTKPNDASNEDYIKSLLRDKMRWAGSAIVLIGPETHTREWVNWEIDLAYRLGKPIIGVFIQGAKDSDVPDSFQKYGDALVGWNSDKIIDAINGVYSGWSKVDGSPWESKLSSKREVC, encoded by the coding sequence ATGGCAGATAAAAACGTATTTATTAGTCATTATGGGAAAGATGATGAGAGTGTTCAAAGTTTAAAAAGTCTGTTATCAAAAAACGGTTATACACTGAAAAATAGTTCTATAGATAGTACTAAACCAAATGATGCTAGCAACGAAGATTATATTAAATCTCTTTTAAGGGACAAAATGCGATGGGCGGGTTCAGCTATTGTTTTGATTGGTCCAGAAACTCATACCAGAGAGTGGGTTAATTGGGAAATTGATTTAGCTTATCGTTTAGGTAAGCCCATCATCGGAGTATTTATTCAGGGAGCAAAAGATTCTGATGTTCCAGATAGTTTTCAAAAATATGGTGATGCTCTAGTAGGGTGGAATTCAGATAAGATTATTGACGCAATAAATGGCGTATATAGTGGATGGTCAAAAGTTGACGGCAGCCCTTGGGAAAGTAAATTAAGTTCTAAAAGGGAGGTTTGCTAA
- a CDS encoding Nmad2 family putative nucleotide modification protein, with protein sequence MACRYFSYVIPRDYGFAPNPFGGKCTLATCKPNIRKVAKVGDWVFGTSSVAKGASARLVFAMKISEVTNFNDYYRNPDYQFKKPVMNGSLKKMYGDNIYHQISDETDELYWAQDDSHHSLPDGTQNPLNVKRDTETTDRVLISDLFYYFGSNGIKIPEALVGVVCKRGPGHREISQSCAQQLLKMIDNSADVGINGDPIMFTHTFQRYDGK encoded by the coding sequence ATGGCATGTAGATATTTTTCGTATGTTATACCTAGGGATTATGGGTTTGCTCCTAACCCATTTGGTGGTAAATGCACATTAGCAACCTGTAAACCTAATATTAGAAAAGTAGCTAAAGTCGGTGATTGGGTCTTTGGAACAAGTTCTGTTGCTAAGGGAGCTAGTGCCCGTTTAGTTTTCGCTATGAAAATAAGTGAAGTTACGAACTTTAATGATTATTACCGCAATCCTGATTATCAATTTAAGAAGCCTGTAATGAATGGCAGTTTAAAGAAAATGTATGGCGATAACATTTATCACCAAATTAGTGATGAAACGGATGAACTATATTGGGCTCAAGATGATTCGCACCACAGTCTTCCAGATGGAACACAAAATCCATTAAATGTTAAACGAGACACTGAAACTACTGATAGAGTCTTGATCTCTGATTTATTCTATTACTTTGGTTCTAATGGTATAAAAATACCTGAAGCATTGGTTGGTGTTGTATGTAAAAGAGGTCCGGGTCATAGGGAAATATCGCAAAGTTGTGCACAACAGTTACTAAAAATGATCGATAATTCTGCTGATGTGGGAATCAATGGAGACCCTATAATGTTTACACATACATTTCAAAGATATGATGGGAAGTAA
- a CDS encoding plasmid recombination protein yields MALAEKQAEIAKDNLGRKFRKDGLIMIQVVASYPTRTNEVAWEDPNLQHWLKLTIQFLSSKYGKQLKSVVVHSDEPFRHCHFSLVPSVGNDNRLDIGKVHPSIAARSTVKTKSAHTLKL; encoded by the coding sequence TTGGCGTTAGCAGAAAAGCAAGCCGAAATAGCGAAAGATAACCTTGGGCGGAAGTTCCGTAAAGATGGGTTAATCATGATACAAGTCGTTGCGTCATATCCTACTCGGACTAATGAGGTAGCATGGGAAGATCCTAATTTACAGCATTGGCTCAAGCTGACAATACAATTTCTTTCATCCAAATATGGCAAGCAATTGAAGTCTGTGGTGGTTCATTCAGATGAACCTTTTCGGCATTGCCATTTTTCTTTAGTTCCTTCTGTGGGTAATGATAATAGACTTGATATTGGAAAAGTACACCCAAGTATAGCAGCTAGAAGTACAGTAAAAACAAAAAGTGCTCATACACTGAAGCTATGA
- a CDS encoding TIR domain-containing protein gives MSKIFNQIFFVWHPDDREKVKPYYDYFLDNLSRDVLKPMSRSINFPIFYRTSSTSSVPKPIYTVNDNKNIVFCFSSISVVGDYNWKEYYLKLFDNDSIIIPIALDKDYSFKLGGDFSYLNFIRECDFSPEIKMTEFLVSTVQSILKKLNIVPDTNGDSATIKLFLSHAKNDSWAEDIAKFLKNIIDNTSLDNFFDAQNIHAGFQFSEEIKRGIEKSTLISIQSDSYSSRYWCQKEIHYAKEKNIPIIVVSTLKFGEDRIFPYSTNVPSINIDANTPLTKEDAYNILEASLLETLKIIYNRSMLSKYSDKNTHVLSRSPEPFDLKCIHRSGKKLINRIIYPDPPLYEFETQLFDDFGIDVVTPLTDQELDLTGFKLGISISEPDEKEMLDLGLNSIHFKHISQAIAQHVLFKNGTLVYGGDLRPEGHTKYIFDEANVVKDRKSSDKSTINLINFLAWPIYLLDSDNTKLWKAQYTDIATFELVPPPKISDVTYDDQLFLPYDTINNKYVWGESLTSMRKMLTVQVDARIFVSGKIKNYKGICPGVFEEILLSITFDKPLYLLGAFGGITGRVCNIIESNIYSEDLTFEWQKKNNKDYGNLNRLSQFSWSDSLDIIKGVSIELLSDNNGLSVEENKLLFHTLDINEALMLIFKGIKIINEK, from the coding sequence ATGTCCAAAATTTTTAATCAAATATTTTTTGTTTGGCATCCAGATGATCGTGAAAAGGTTAAGCCTTATTATGATTATTTTTTAGATAATTTAAGCCGAGATGTTTTAAAGCCAATGTCTCGATCAATTAATTTCCCAATATTTTACAGGACATCTTCGACTTCTTCGGTACCGAAGCCAATTTATACTGTTAATGATAATAAAAATATAGTTTTCTGTTTTTCTAGTATATCCGTTGTGGGGGATTACAATTGGAAAGAATATTACTTAAAACTTTTTGATAATGATTCAATTATAATTCCCATAGCACTTGATAAAGATTATTCATTTAAATTGGGTGGTGATTTTTCTTATTTAAACTTCATTAGAGAATGTGACTTTTCTCCTGAGATTAAGATGACAGAGTTCTTGGTATCTACAGTTCAATCTATTTTAAAAAAATTAAATATTGTTCCTGATACTAATGGAGATAGTGCTACCATTAAATTATTCCTTAGCCATGCAAAGAATGATAGTTGGGCTGAGGATATAGCTAAGTTTCTAAAAAATATTATTGATAATACCTCTTTAGACAATTTTTTTGATGCTCAGAATATTCATGCTGGGTTCCAGTTTTCAGAAGAGATAAAAAGAGGAATAGAAAAATCTACTTTGATATCTATACAGTCTGATAGCTATTCATCTAGATATTGGTGTCAAAAAGAAATTCATTATGCAAAAGAAAAAAACATTCCTATTATTGTAGTTAGTACATTAAAGTTCGGAGAGGATAGAATATTTCCATATTCTACTAATGTCCCATCAATTAATATTGATGCGAATACCCCATTAACTAAAGAAGATGCTTATAATATATTAGAAGCATCTTTGCTTGAAACATTAAAGATTATCTACAATCGTAGCATGTTATCAAAGTATTCTGACAAAAATACTCATGTGTTATCTAGATCTCCTGAACCGTTTGACCTGAAATGCATACACAGATCTGGTAAAAAACTGATTAATCGTATAATTTACCCTGATCCACCATTATATGAATTTGAAACACAATTATTTGATGATTTTGGTATAGACGTTGTGACTCCGTTGACAGATCAAGAGCTTGACTTAACTGGATTCAAGTTAGGTATTAGTATATCTGAACCTGATGAAAAAGAAATGTTAGACTTGGGATTGAACTCTATACATTTTAAACATATTTCACAGGCGATTGCTCAACATGTACTATTTAAAAATGGCACTTTGGTATATGGTGGAGATTTGCGACCAGAGGGTCATACAAAATATATTTTTGATGAAGCGAATGTAGTAAAAGACCGTAAGTCTAGTGATAAGAGTACAATTAATCTGATTAATTTTTTAGCTTGGCCAATATATTTATTAGACTCTGATAATACTAAGTTGTGGAAGGCTCAATATACAGATATAGCTACTTTCGAATTAGTTCCCCCACCAAAGATTAGTGATGTTACATATGATGACCAATTATTCCTTCCATATGATACTATTAATAATAAGTATGTATGGGGGGAAAGCCTTACATCTATGAGGAAAATGCTAACGGTTCAAGTAGATGCTAGAATTTTTGTTTCTGGGAAAATTAAAAATTATAAAGGTATCTGTCCTGGTGTTTTTGAAGAAATATTACTTTCAATAACATTTGATAAACCATTATATCTTCTTGGTGCATTCGGTGGTATTACTGGTAGAGTGTGCAATATTATAGAGTCGAATATTTATAGTGAAGATCTTACCTTTGAATGGCAAAAGAAAAATAATAAAGATTATGGAAATTTAAATAGACTAAGTCAGTTTAGTTGGAGTGATTCACTTGACATCATTAAAGGGGTATCGATAGAATTATTATCTGACAATAATGGTCTATCTGTAGAAGAAAATAAATTACTTTTTCATACGCTTGATATAAATGAAGCTCTTATGCTTATTTTTAAAGGTATAAAGATTATCAATGAAAAATAA
- a CDS encoding thymidylate synthase — protein MHAETYNGIDELLVKVSGILLTEAVPRRTRGMDCYELPEPIMIKINNPTSRLIKLKERRWPYHIGYAESLWIANGRNDLDFMTCYLPKLNDFSDDGYFIRGGYGPRIRKFNNEISDYSSNEIFEPELSSVDQLSYIIRCLSNEKSSRRAVIDLGDPNKDNFIGNNLKKTKDYPCTRTLQFIINSKNELDLYVHMRSNDFIWGMTGVNIFNFTFIQEYLSQIINVNIGSYYHMVNNLHYYGDYRERIVEMSKSKFDCDIYKYKRDICSFSEFNSKLKKLSIWERELRQNLNTKLIDLESDFMNDWQKVLYQYITKSSVEFVNPTINY, from the coding sequence ATGCATGCAGAAACGTATAACGGTATTGATGAACTTTTAGTGAAAGTTTCTGGCATTCTGCTAACAGAGGCTGTACCTAGGAGAACAAGAGGTATGGATTGTTATGAACTGCCAGAGCCAATAATGATAAAGATAAATAACCCAACTTCCCGTTTAATAAAGTTAAAGGAAAGAAGGTGGCCTTATCATATAGGTTATGCTGAATCACTGTGGATAGCCAATGGGCGGAACGATTTAGATTTCATGACGTGTTATTTACCTAAGTTAAACGATTTTTCTGACGATGGCTATTTTATTCGTGGGGGATATGGTCCGAGAATAAGAAAATTTAACAATGAAATATCAGATTATTCAAGTAATGAAATATTTGAACCAGAATTATCAAGTGTAGATCAACTGTCATATATTATAAGGTGTTTATCAAATGAAAAATCATCGAGAAGAGCAGTGATTGATTTGGGCGATCCTAACAAAGATAATTTTATTGGAAATAATCTAAAGAAAACCAAAGATTATCCTTGTACGAGAACTCTTCAATTTATAATAAATTCAAAGAATGAATTAGATTTATATGTTCACATGAGATCTAATGATTTTATATGGGGTATGACAGGAGTTAATATATTTAATTTTACATTCATACAAGAATACTTGTCTCAAATTATTAATGTAAATATTGGTTCGTATTATCATATGGTTAATAACTTGCATTATTACGGTGATTATAGAGAGAGAATTGTTGAAATGTCAAAATCTAAGTTTGATTGTGATATTTATAAATATAAAAGAGATATATGCTCATTTTCTGAATTTAATTCAAAGCTAAAGAAATTATCCATATGGGAAAGAGAGTTGAGGCAAAATTTAAATACTAAGTTGATTGATTTAGAATCTGATTTTATGAATGATTGGCAAAAAGTTTTATATCAATATATAACAAAATCTAGCGTAGAGTTTGTAAATCCAACTATTAATTATTGA